The Acidaminococcales bacterium genome includes a region encoding these proteins:
- the serA gene encoding phosphoglycerate dehydrogenase: MKIIVTEKLADAGVEVLRQAGDIDVDLRMDISRDELLKVIDGYDAMIVRSNTAVDEELYKKAAKLKVVGRAGNGVDNIDMQGATSRGIIVVNTPDSNSVSACELTIALMLAAARNVVRHRDRLRQKVWSRNGLMGRELLGKTVGIIGLGRIGALVCTRLQAFGMKVIAYDPYISDTRFAKLNAEKCAELKQLLARADFITIHTPKTEETIGIVGAAELAAVKEGVIIINCARAGLIDETALGAALKDGRVASAGIDVLVGEPQAVSPLIDCENVTVTPHAGADTFEAQANVGRTIAEEVLASLRGEMVTNAVNLPNLLPNELDRTRSYLYLCEVLGKFYHQLEKEPVEKIEIIYQGQASDLETSLLTRAVLKGLFEPILKERVNYVNSTLIAQNRGIEALESKKVGGSDLKSSVEVIVSGRSKSFSATGTVFGRNECKILQVNGYSLDLNPSPCMLVAMNEDKPGMIGQIGTILGVGKVNIATMQVSRDKHNNAMMFMAVDSVVPREVLNMISGVDGIKKVNFVKL; this comes from the coding sequence GGATGGATATTTCCCGGGACGAACTGCTCAAGGTCATAGATGGCTATGACGCCATGATCGTGCGCAGCAACACCGCCGTAGACGAGGAACTTTACAAAAAAGCGGCCAAATTGAAAGTGGTCGGGCGGGCCGGCAACGGAGTGGACAACATCGATATGCAGGGAGCCACCAGCCGAGGCATTATTGTCGTAAACACGCCTGATTCCAACAGCGTTTCCGCCTGCGAGCTGACCATAGCGCTCATGCTGGCGGCGGCGCGCAATGTCGTGCGGCACCGGGATCGGCTACGCCAAAAGGTTTGGAGCAGGAACGGCTTGATGGGCAGGGAGCTTTTGGGCAAAACCGTCGGCATCATCGGCCTTGGGCGTATTGGCGCCCTGGTTTGCACGCGCCTGCAAGCCTTCGGCATGAAGGTCATCGCTTATGATCCTTATATAAGCGACACGCGCTTTGCGAAACTTAACGCGGAAAAATGCGCCGAGCTCAAGCAGCTTCTGGCAAGGGCCGATTTTATTACCATTCACACGCCAAAGACCGAGGAAACCATTGGCATTGTCGGCGCGGCGGAACTGGCGGCGGTGAAAGAAGGCGTCATCATAATAAATTGCGCGCGCGCCGGGCTTATCGATGAAACCGCGCTGGGCGCGGCCTTGAAAGACGGGCGGGTGGCGTCCGCCGGCATAGATGTTTTAGTGGGGGAGCCGCAGGCCGTGTCGCCTCTGATCGACTGCGAAAATGTTACGGTTACCCCGCACGCCGGCGCCGATACTTTTGAGGCCCAAGCCAACGTCGGGCGGACGATTGCCGAGGAAGTGCTTGCGTCCCTGCGCGGCGAGATGGTAACCAACGCCGTGAACCTGCCCAATCTTTTGCCCAACGAACTTGACCGGACGAGAAGTTATTTATATTTGTGCGAGGTTTTGGGCAAATTCTATCATCAACTGGAGAAAGAACCGGTGGAGAAAATAGAAATCATTTATCAGGGGCAGGCCAGCGACTTGGAGACATCCCTGCTTACGCGGGCAGTGCTCAAGGGCCTGTTTGAGCCGATCCTGAAAGAACGGGTAAATTACGTAAACTCCACGCTCATAGCCCAAAACAGGGGGATAGAGGCGCTTGAAAGCAAAAAAGTCGGCGGCTCCGATCTGAAAAGTTCCGTAGAGGTCATAGTCAGCGGGCGGTCCAAGAGCTTTTCCGCTACCGGCACCGTTTTCGGCCGCAACGAATGCAAGATACTGCAAGTGAACGGCTACAGCCTTGACCTTAATCCAAGCCCCTGCATGCTGGTGGCGATGAACGAGGACAAACCGGGCATGATCGGGCAAATCGGCACAATTTTGGGCGTAGGCAAGGTAAATATCGCGACCATGCAAGTCAGCCGCGACAAACACAACAACGCCATGATGTTTATGGCGGTCGATTCGGTAGTGCCCCGCGAGGTGCTGAATA